The DNA sequence ACTTGCGAGTCCATAAACACGAAAGCCAAAATTAAGCCGCAATAGGTCACAACGCTTACTTCAGCGCCCTTCAGCATTCCAAGATCAGCTAATTTTGGTTTGAAAGATCTACCAAACGGCCCTCCAATGCTCGTCACCCTGTTGTCTTGAAATTCTTATAACAAAGAAGTTTACATAGCCCAGCGAAAGGCGTGAGCCTAGTTGTATTCAGATAGTGAGAAAGACATCTTTTCTATATGGTTCAATTCGCCATTCGACCGTATAAACCATGCACTGAATTTTGAACTCAGTTCTGAAGGAGAGAAAACAGTCTATTCTTACAGACTATGCATTATCGCTTTTTTAATGGCAAAAGAACAAACTCTAGTTAATTAAAATCGGTGATATGTTAGACATATCAAACTAAGTAGTTCGAAAGTAGTTCATTAggactcactcactcacttgATCGATGTCATTTGGCCTTTGAACGCATCAATTTGTAAAGCACGCAAATCTTCGACTCCGTTTGACGTATCCACCGCTTCAAAGGAGGAATCGTTATGTGAAAGGCTCAATCGATTGCGAGCTTGCTCAAACATTTAAACCTTTTGCGTCCAGCTCAAAAGATTGACCGTAGATAGGGTAAACGCACTATATAAGCTGTCACTCTGTCTACAATAATTGGCACACGATCAAGACCGTTGCTAGGGTATTCGCTCCAAAAATTCTCCGTGCACTTTTTACGAGTCCTGATGGCCTCCAAGCTCTTAACTCAAGCAGATCACACGATTCGTTTTCGCGAGTGGCAATGTTTTAGCTCTCTCGCCCTATGTGCTGCAAGACTGGTTGAAACTTAAAAAGTCACTCAACCGATGGAATGCTTTTGTTCTGAGGGAATGACTGAAGCGGATTACGCAACTGTCTCTGGTCATTAGCATAGCATAAAGCAAATACTTGGAAACCGGTAAAAGagttttgaagtgaaaaaaggTTCTTTTAACCGGCAAGAAAGCATGCACTGcagcgaaagaaaaaaaatatgatattAAAGCCGTGTTTGGAAGTGTTCATAAAGCTAGTTTCCAGAGCTAACATACGGAATTGGCCATTTGAAAGGCATGGTGAAGCTGGATTCGGAACCATCCTGTGTACACATTTAGTGAAGATCTGGCGAAAATATCCCGAGAACGAAAATTTCAAAGAGCTCTTAAAAGTGTCTTCCTTTTATCTTGCACGATAGGCTACTTCGAGTCTCTCTTTGAAAGCCAGATCCCAGCCAATCCACTGAGCGGAAGATGACCTAAACCAGCTTACGtatattagtaaaatccaactagtggtatatcatcaatgctgcgttctgattggttgagctactagtaggctatatgttatagcccactagtagcgaaattTGTAacgttttggcggtaaaaaaggattgatgtccagctttaacttgcgaaagatgtttagtctcgatatttttttgaccaactagttggattttactaaaacaattattcctctcgccctcatagcctatGAGTCattagcccattcggccttcggcctcatgggctattgactcatagcccattcggactcgaggaataattgttaaatagccaAAACAGAATAAAAGGTCTTAGGAAAAGAATCACAGCTAGAGCTGAAGTTCCCTCAATATACATGATAAACTTTTACACCTTCAACTTACGTTATTGCAATAGAAGTCTGTCCCATGGTGAAATGATAGGGTGTAAAAAATTGAAGTTTAACTCTTACGGCTAGGACTCTTTGTATAAAATTTATTAAATCCACATTCTGTTCGCAAAAAAAGGCGAACTACAGTGTGTTAATAACACGAAAACGTGGTATCAAATGAGTAGATACGGGTTAAATTTCCACTGTAGAAACTGATTACCTGACGTTGCTGATGTCTCGAGCCTTAGCCCTtggtcagagcgaatgacaaGGGACCGGCTAATgttcgaaacgtcagctttgttGAAAACGTTTCGACGTGTTTGACTTAACTTCTCCATCGACACGGCACTACAATTTCATTGGCAACtgtttggggggggggggacagGGGGGTCAGAACCTCCCGCCTCCCGTACCTTACTCTCCCGCTTCCCGTACCTTTATCTCCCGCCTCCCGCCCGTTTCCGTGCTGCTCCCGTCCCCTGTAAATTGGCAGAGTCAAAACACATCGTAGTCCTTTAGCTTCACAATTATTAagcattcctttgtttttaaataatttaacaaGATTACCACTGCCATatgtttcaattcaatgaagtTTTGACCTACTTGTTTACTGATCTTCTTTGAGTTTCACCATTTCAGTCCATTTTCATCGGCTCTTCGGATTTGTTTCTGAAATCCGTTTTCAGTGACTACGGTCTCCAAAGTTAATTCTAAATGGTCTCGTGTTCTGATGAAGTATACGCATTTCCAGTTGCCAGTTCGGCGTTTATTGGGATCAGATAATTAAATCATGGAAGTAGGATTTGACGGAATTGCACCCAAACGTCCCAGGCGGATTTCAGATATGTGCATTTATTGTTCGGGAAATCTAGAAGTCTTCCATGTACCTAGGAAGTCTTCCATGTACCTAGGTGGGTGCACTGGTCTCCTTCTGCTCCAAATGGTCGTTAGACCTGTTAAGTCTCCTTCCTCTTCCGAGTCGGGAGAGATGTCGTGATTTTCTCCAATTTCATCAGATTCCATATCACGTTCTCCTCGGCAGTCTGAGAGGATCTTGCAGAACGTTTCTTCAGCAAGTTCCAATCGGCCATCACATAGTCTTACGGCTTCCTTGTCCATTTCACAAAAGATGTCACTTTTCTTGCAGGATGTAAGTGCTCCTTCGCCAGCTCTTGCGAAGATAAATGAACTTTAGTCCACGACAGCATATTCAGTACCAAAGATATCATTGTGTTTCATTTCGCTTGAAATGAATAAGGAGAAAATATTGGATCTTCCTCTAATGGCATATATTCCAGTGTGTGGTAGACGCACGTCATGACCGCTTTCATTTCCATCTTCGGGTTCAGTCGGTTCAGGTACGGCATCTAAGACACTAATATCAATGTTACCTGCTGCAGATAACTGGTTATGTGTTGTCTGTGTTGGTGTATCGGTTTCCCGTGTAGACCGTGTAGAGCTGACTGATTTAAACAGTTCTTCGACTGTCGCTTCAGCTAGATCATGGCTTGTTTCATCGACCTCCGTGTGTAAATTGACTGATGTATACATGTAGAACGGAAGAGTGCCGACTTTGTCCTTGGTAAAGGAATTTCTTACGGACTGTTGCCTAACCCCCCGACCAAACTCATTCCTCCAGTCGTTAAGGAGTTTGACGTCCTCTTTGTTCAGGCAAGTAGTTGGTTCTTGTGGAACTTGGAGCAAATCTTCATATTTGACGCTAAAGTCAGATGGTAACTCATAATGCTCTTTCTCTCTGGTAAAGCACATATACCCAGGTCACGCAATGCGTTTTAAGGTCTCATCCGCGGCCTCGACGAAGTTCATTGCACAATCTAACACGGTGGGAGTGTCCGTTGCTTGTCGCATTTCACTGTTAAAATATTCATTGACAAGTGTGAGGCAGGTTCTTACATCTGTAACTTCAAGTAAACGAGGACATTCCTCGCTAAATCGGGTTTTAAGACGATGAAGGAAGTTCTTGATGAAAGTTACGGATGTAACTGTTTTCTCAGCTGGTGTGCCCTGTGGCCCCTGCATGACTCCTGATACTTTGAATTTAGCTTTGGCGTTTTGAAGCATCTGTGTTAACATTTTTTCCGCTTTTTCCATACGTTGCTCAGCTTCCGACAGTGATGGCAGTTCCGCGTTACCAAGAATATCAGAATGAATGTAAAACGCACGATAGATGTCTTCCATAATTCGAATGTATTTAATCAAGGCAGACACCTTAGTAACAAGTCGGACGCTTTTGCTGCTTGTGTCaacgaaaaaaattgttccGTGCTCTGCGATAATCGCCGTTGGGTAGGACACTCTTCCTACGCTAATAAGGCCGTCCTCTGTTCCACTCGTACCATTTCCAATTATTGTGTCGACTTTCTGGATTTTGTTTGTTCCATCATGAATATTGAATGACGCGGTTTTGGAAGCCAATTGACAAACTTTGACGTGTTGACATATGACGGACTGGCTGATCCCGCTTGTTgcgaaaaatatttgaaggataataaacacaatagcctcaatttggctttaaaaatatgctcggatatttacccttggacattatctgttccgagaagcgaacagttttccgagagcgaagctcgaggaaaactgtgagcttctcggaacagataatgtccgcggacaaatatccgagcatattttcgcgccaaatgaaggctattgtttatatatccAAATGTCATTTAcacagctggaaaatcattctcagttgttatgtggccaTGATTTTGCAAACGAAAGACTCTTGCCCTGCCAATTTGACGTGTAGAgctcaaaatgaacaaaattaaacaaaattatctaaaaaaaattatctaacAGTGATTGCCGTGGTTATTTATTAAACAATGGTTTACAAAACAGGACAGCACACCTACCGTGCAATTCATAATCTTTAGAAGCaatcttctctttgttttctatgaagtCTTTCCTGACTGCTTCCCAAGCTGTTTGTCCGCCTATTCTAATTGGGATCGATTTCGACTtgtctaaaacaaaaaactgggACGTAAAACGAACCACTCCAGCGCGCTCATTAAAGCAGCATTCAGTTGAGGCATCTCTACACCACGCGGTGAAATCTTTGGTCCGTTCTGACTCACAGTCGTAAGGAGCAAGCTCCCAAGAAGGTCTTCCATGCACCGACCTTTCACTGCCGCACCGAAAAATACTGAGACCTAATAAAATTGTCTTGGACGACATTGATTTGAGATCTCCTGCTCGTCTCACGTTTTTGCACTTTGACAGCTTACGTGACACACGTGCACTTCATGCCGCTTGACATTTCATGACCTGTACTGACCTATGACGTAACCACTGTAATCGGGTGTACTATTTCACCGGAAGTAAGTCTGTTTTTCAGTCTAAGCCAGCGTTATAGTTTGCTCGTATATTTTGggttcttgtttttgaaagtATTCTAACGCattgttgaattaaaaaaattagcgTTTCGTATTTCTCTCCCGCTGCCCGCCCTCTTAGAACTCCCGCTTCCCGCCCTTTCCTCTCCCGCCTCCCGTACCCCTCCCGCCCCCTATTCTCCCGGGCTCCCGCCCCCCTGTCCCCCCCACTGTTTGCATTAATGACCGGCAGGTGTATATACAAATGCTAAGCAACCATCAAAAAGCTAGTAAAGAAGGAGTTTACAAAGCAGGGCCGACGTCAGAGATTTAAGAAGTTCAAGAGAAAAGCCAGCAATAAAATTGCAAATGTATTGAGTTGTCAACGCTGGgacattgttgaaaaattaaagtatttGTAACACCCTGAGCCCACGTGAATGAACTTTTGAAACCAATGACTTACAAACCCTTTCATAGTAGCCTTTCATAAGAATTTGCTCTTGGGATTTCAACGAGTCCTTCATTTTCTGTCAAGTTTATCGAgtttaaattgcattcacttTTTAACGTAAATTGTAAGACTGATAGTAACAACGTACGTATCCATGTTGGCAGAGCCGCAAGACCCAAGTTGATGCAAGTGTGATTCTCACACTGTCAGGGAGGTCTCTGAGGACGGGAATGGAGTCGATTTACCGTATTATCCTTTCAGCTGGCCCAAACGTCTTTGTTCTTCCAGAAATAAGAACTGAATTCgaaagaacaactttaaaaccTGTATTGGTGTCCAAGgtgatttttttcaatgcGAAAAATGTGATTATGGTGCCGGCTGGGAGGGGTGGTAGGGGTAAAACCAGTCAAGATGAACCATTACCCATCAGTCAATTGGAACCTACGACTATTGTAGATTTGGCCGGCCATTTTACGGCAGAAACGCTGTGGAGAACCTTCTTTTATAGTGTTAGTTTTATATTTGTTTCGCTCTTCTCTTCCTCTCTtgtcgaaaaatggcaacgaGAAGGACAGGGACGCAAGTGCAGCGAAGTACAATGTCCAGTGGAATCTCACCCGAGGACAATCCCGACATCGAACTGAATGAAGGTTACGATAGCGATAAGGAGTCAGGCGACAGGAAAGAAACAAGACTGACTTTGATGGAAGAAGTGCTGCTGTTGGGGCTCAAAGATAAGGAGGTACAAGCTACAGTTGTTTCATTTGACTAAATTACAGTCAGATCTTTGCTTTGACTCATGTTTTCCTTTCTGATGTAAATTTTATTCAGGGTTACACGTCGTTTTGGAATGACTGCATTTCGTCGGGCCTTCGTGGGTGTATGATGATCGAATTGGGTTTGAGGGGAAGAATAGAACTCGAGAAGACTGGAATGCGACGGAAGAGCATGTTGAACAGAAGAATTTTGTGCAAGAGTGATAACTTAACTGGCGATGTACTTTTGGATGAAGCCTTGAAACACATCAAAGAAACAGAGCCGCCCGATACAGCTCAGAATTGGATTGAACTTTTGAGCGGTCAGTTTTTCTGAAATTTGTTGTAGTGAAAATTGTTCATCTTCCGACATTATACCGTCGACGTACGAAGACTAGAAGGATGACACCGATAGAAAAAAAACTCGATATTTTGCTCGTTTTGCGTGGAGTTAATTACGTTCACGAACAATCCTCGCTCTTTTTTCGCGTGGACCGGCACTTCAGAAGAACACAATGTTTTTAGTAATCTGTCTATTTTCCCTCAATTTTGAGCCTATTCGTTCTCGAAATAATGGAAAACTAGTGGTCACAGTGTGTTTGAAGAAACCATACCGGGTACTGAACAGCTAGGCTTTAATTTATGTTCATTTGGATCGTAGTGTTGCGGTTTGACGGAAGAGTTTCCGGTCGTTTCTTTCCATGGTCATTTTGTTCCAGTTGCCGAAACTTATTTCGCTCCAAACCTCGTTCTCTTATCCAATCAAGGAGCGAAACGACTCTTTGTTCTTGGAACGAAAAGACCATGGAACGAATGAacgtttttttgtgtgtgtgccTCAATCGATTTTATATCGTTAGTTATCCCATCAGTAGAAGGAAAAACGGACTAACTTGATTTATTTGCAATTGATATAATTTGCCCGAATAAATTTCTTTGCAAGAAGCTGGTTATGTAGTCCGTGGACTATCATAAACGTGTCATTTATTTGCATCTTAATTCAAGCAATGTTGacgggcaaaaaaaaaaattgggcaATCAGTTGAAAATGGTAATTTTTAATGACTCTAGAAACTATGAGTATGGGTGTACTAGTTTTCTTGCAACAGCACAGGTTAGGAAGCAAAGAGTAGACAATATGTGCAGTATTGTGATGCAAATATGTGGCATTGGATTTTGCATAGTGAAAGGAATTTTAATATCTTTAGCTGTCCACTTACATTGCATTGCCAGATAATGCACAGATGTTCTGATACTGGTGAAGGGCCTTTGTGTGAATTAACAGGtatttttcaataatattattaagttGCAATGATTCTGAcagattttcttcttttttttctattaggTGAAACATGGAATCCACTGAAGCTAAGGTACCAGCTTAGAAATGTTCGTGAGCGACTTGCAAAAAATTTAGTAGAGAAGGGCGTCCTTACCACAGAGAAACAGAATTTTCTTCTCTTCGATATGACGACACACCCCCTGGTTGATTCTGTTTCTAAATCAAGAGTTATAAAGAAAGTCCAGGATGCTGTTCTAACTAAGTGGGTCAATGATGCACACAGGATGGACAAAAGGGTTTTGTCGTTGATTTATCTAGCGCATTCATCTGATGTTCTGGAAAATGCATTTGCACCACTTTCAGACGAAGATTACGAACTTGCAATGAAAAGGGTGCGCGATCTTTTAGAACTTGAACCTGAGGAACAAGCGCAGAAACCGAATGCTAATGAGGTCATGTGGTGTGTTATCTCCgcatttataaaataaataaccatGCACTAAATATAGCACAGTAAATCATTCAAGGTCTTTTTGAAGCCCTCTTACGCTGACTTTTGGGTTAAATCAGTATAATTTGTATGCCAACTTGCAGTTCAGTGAATTTGAAGCAATGAAGTATGAAATTGCCAAAGGCAATTTATTGTAAAAACATAGAAGGAAGTCTTTTTAAGCTTAAGCTCATTTGATTAGTTAAACAACGTGATGTCATAACTTTGTCGTGGACTTTTTATGTtagaaataatgataattgtcCATAAGGAATTTAAGGACAAATAGAATATTAGTTTGAGGCAAACCAATCGGAGTGCTCCATTTTGTGTTAACATGCTTCAATCCTACCACAATCAGGCATTTCCAGTTGCTCTTAGAATACCAATCAAATGTTGGTGACATGCATGGTGACAAAAGAATAgcgcagttttcaaatgactgtcaaaagtaattATGTTTGTTGCAATTGCTACACTTAATGGTTGGCTCAAAAGACTTGTgtcagtttttcagccaatgagaagtaaaaccaGAACCAATCGAGCATGTatgcgtgatttttcccgcgctttgagcaagtttcagataattgctaggaattgtgattggttgatcgaGGTGTTTGcccctgttgtgattggttggagtaattgctttggttttggtttttcaacagtcatttgaaaaccacgcTATGTGTACATTAATCCGTAAGTCACTCAATGTTGGTTTTGTGGGtactttatatatatttatatacatatatatctAGAGAGGGAGACGTaaagtaatttttgtttataacATACAGGAATATAGAGGTAATTTTGAGTAAGACTTGTGCACATTTTAGCTTCTTGTGTAAATTTAGATTAGATTTCATGTTCACTACAAGGAATTAGGGCCCAGTGCAGGCTGACAGTGATGTGTAAAGGTCTTGTCCTGAGGGACTTCTCTACCCTGAAAATGGGTGAAAGtgtgaaaaattcaaattctgCCAGCTTTCAAAGGCATCACAGACCAGGGCTGTTAGTGGCTTTTCTGTGGCCCTTATTAATATAGAATTCTTTTGAACTGCAAGAACCTTTCACCCAGTGCTGTTAGATTTACACAGCCTCAAACACAAGGTTTGCCCTTCTACTGCTTCCCCTCACTTTATCATGACAGACTGTAGaaataaatcaacaaattgGAGCAAAATCAGCTCATAACATTGCTGGATGTGAATCAAGTCTGTTGTTACACTGATTAATGACAGTGATAAAAATTGGAGATGGTTGTTTAGGTCAGCAATAAAGATGCTAAAATTTCTCAGAAAACCAAGTGCCGAGTATGTAATAAAACTGAAAGTAACTGATATTATTGAGGGAATGATGGTgatattttcaaagacaatCTGAGCAGTTTGTAAGGAACTTTGGTGGTGATTTGCTAGTAATAGTGTCGTGGTGGTCACTTTACCCCTCTTAACTCAATGCTGTACAAGATCCACTGTTGCCAATGAAAGATGAAGTAGTCAACATTCTCCTAACAAATAGTCTGTATTTGAAAAGCAGACAGGCTGTTGGCAAAAGTGTGTCAGAGCTAGTGATAATTATCTGAATTA is a window from the Acropora palmata chromosome 1, jaAcrPala1.3, whole genome shotgun sequence genome containing:
- the LOC141897057 gene encoding Golgi phosphoprotein 3 homolog sauron-like; this translates as MATRRTGTQVQRSTMSSGISPEDNPDIELNEGYDSDKESGDRKETRLTLMEEVLLLGLKDKEGYTSFWNDCISSGLRGCMMIELGLRGRIELEKTGMRRKSMLNRRILCKSDNLTGDVLLDEALKHIKETEPPDTAQNWIELLSGETWNPLKLRYQLRNVRERLAKNLVEKGVLTTEKQNFLLFDMTTHPLVDSVSKSRVIKKVQDAVLTKWVNDAHRMDKRVLSLIYLAHSSDVLENAFAPLSDEDYELAMKRVRDLLELEPEEQAQKPNANEVMWCVISAFIK